Genomic window (Salvelinus fontinalis isolate EN_2023a chromosome 3, ASM2944872v1, whole genome shotgun sequence):
TAAACGGTGGAGAAGAGAACCAGTTAAACGGTGCAGAAGAGAACCGGTTAAAGGGTGCAGAAGAGAACCGGTTAAAGGGTGCAGAAGAGAACCGGTTAAAGGGTGCAGAAGAGAACCGGTTAAACGGTGGAGAAGAGAACCAGTTAAACGGTGCAGAAGAGAACCGGTTAAGCGGTGCGGAAGAGAACCGGTTAAACGGTGGAGAAGAGAACCGGTTAAACGGTGGAGAAGAGAACCGGTTAAACGGTGCTGAAGAGAACCGGTTAAACGGTGGAGAAGAGAACCGGTTAAACGGTGCAGAAGAGAACCGGTTAaacggaggagagaagagaaccggTTAAACGGTGCAGAAGAGAACCGGTTAAACGGTGCAGAAGAGAACCGGTTAAATGGTGCTGAAGAGAACCGGTTAAACGGTGCAGAAGAGAACCGGTTAAACGGTGCAGAAGAGAACCGGTTAAACGGTGCAGAAGAGAACCGGTTAAACGGTAGAGAAGAGAACCGGTTAAACGGTGGAGAAGAGAACCGGTTAAACGGTGCAGAAGAGAACCGGTTAAACGGTGGAGAAGAGAACCGGTTAAACGGTGCAGAAGAGAACCGGTTAAACGGTGCAGCAGAGAACCGGTTAAACGGTGCAGAAGAGAACCGGTTAAACGGTGGAGAAGAGAACCGGTTAAACGGTGGAGAAGAGAACCGGTTAAACGGTGGAGAAGAGAACCGGTTAAACGGTGCAGAAGAGAACCGGTTAAACGGTGCAGAAGAGAACCGGTTAAACGGTGCAGCAGAGAACCGGTTAAACGGTGCAGAAGAGAACCGGTTAAACGGTGCAGAAGAGAACCGGTTAAACGGTGGAGAAGAGAACCGGTTAAACGGTGGAGAAGAGAACCGGTTAAACGG
Coding sequences:
- the LOC129851584 gene encoding S-antigen protein-like; this translates as MIQVFRGNIKEKNRLNGAEENRLKGAEENRLKGAEENRLKGAEENRLNGGEENQLNGAEENRLKGAEENRLKGAEENRLKGAEENRLNGGEENQLNGAEENRLSGAEENRLNGGEENRLNGGEENRLNGAEENRLNGGEENRLNGAEENRLNGGEKRTEENRLNGAEENRLNGAEENRLNGREENRLNGGEENRLNGAEENRLNGGEENRLNGAEENRLNGAAENRLNGAEENRLNGGEENRLNGGEENRLNGGEENRLNGAEENRLNGAEENRLNGAAENRLNGAEENRLNGAEENRLNGGEENRLNGGEENRLNGAEENRLNGAEENRLNGAEENRLNGAEENRLNGGEENRLNGEEENRLNGEEENRLNGEEENRLIGEEENRLNGAAENRLNGAEENRLNGGEENRLNGGEENRLNGEEENRLNGGQENRLTG